In one Brassica oleracea var. oleracea cultivar TO1000 chromosome C9, BOL, whole genome shotgun sequence genomic region, the following are encoded:
- the LOC106315533 gene encoding LOW QUALITY PROTEIN: protein arginine N-methyltransferase PRMT10-like (The sequence of the model RefSeq protein was modified relative to this genomic sequence to represent the inferred CDS: inserted 1 base in 1 codon), with translation MGGRAAGTGGGVKSSAPVDKEVDYANYFCTYSFLYHQKDMLSDRVRMDAYFNAVFENKHHFAGKTVLDVGTGSGILAIWSAQAGARKVYAVEATSMADHARALVKANNLEHVVEVIQGSVEDISLPDKVDVIISEWMGYFLLRESMFDSVICARDRWLKPTGVMYPSHARMWFAPIKSNMADRKKSDLDGAMADWDNFSDEIKXYYGVDMSVLTKPFAEEQEKYYIQTGMWNDLNPLQVIGTPTIVKEMDCLTATVSEIEEVRCNVTSVINGQNTRLCGFGGWFDVHFRGRKEDPAQQEIELTTAPSEQHCTHWGQQVFIMADPINVGEGDHLNLGLVMSRSKENHRLMEVELECEIKEASGNPKESFEKTYFIE, from the exons ATGGGCGGACGTGCTGCCGGAACCGGTGGCGGAGTAAAATCATCAGCACCAGTAGACAAAGAAGTAGACTACGCTAATTACTTCTGCACATACTCGTTCCTCTACCACCAGAAAGACATGCTCTCCGATCGTGTCCGTATGGACGCTTACTTCAACGCCGTCTTCGAGAACAAGCATCACTTCGCCGGCAAG ACGGTGTTGGACGTTGGAACAGGGAGTGGGATTCTCGCGATTTGGTCAGCTCAAGCTGGTGCTAGGAAAGTTTATGCCGTTGAAGCTACTTCAATGGCTGATCATGCTCGTGCTCTTGTCAAAGCTAACAATCTTGAACATGTTGTTGAAGTCATTCAAGGTTCTGTCGAAGATATCTCTTTGCCTGACAAAG TTGATGTGATTATCTCGGAGTGGATGGGATACTTCCTCCTTCGTGAGTCCATGTTTGATTCTGTGATTTGTGCTCGTGACCGTTGGTTGAAGCCCACCGGTGTCAT GTACCCTAGTCATGCTCGCATGTGGTTTGCACCTATCAAGTCTAACATGGCAGATCGGAAGAAGAGTGATTTGGATGGGGCAATGGCGGATTGGGATAACTTTTCAGATGAGATCA ACTACTACGGCGTTGATATGAGCGTTTTAACAAAGCCTTTTGCTGAAGAGCAAGAAAAGTATTACATACAG ACGGGAATGTGGAATGACTTGAATCCACTTCAAGTGATAGGCACACCTACAATTGTCAAAGAGATGGATTGTTTGACAGCTACCGTCAGTGAGATCGAGGAAGTCAGATGTAATGTAACCTCAGTCATCAATGGACAGAACACAAGGCTATGTGGTTTTGGTGGATGGTTTGATGTTCACTTCCGG GGGAGAAAAGAAGATCCAGCACAGCAAGAAATCGAGTTGACAACAGCTCCAAGTGAACAGCATTGCACGCATTGGGGACAACAG GTTTTCATTATGGCTGATCCTATAAATGTTGGGGAAGGTGATCATCTGAACCTTGGTTTGGTGATGAGCCGGTCAAAGGAAAACCACAG
- the LOC106313256 gene encoding PAP-specific phosphatase HAL2-like produces MEVESLAREMETAVRVVHLASSLCVKVQEKLRLPSSINGNGNGGHVKSKDDDSPVTVADWGVQAIVSWILAEVFGTQNLSIVAEEDTDSLSKAESLALLGAVSNVVNEALSEATKYGLTKPDEPLGSDDILKAIGRCNSTGGPKGRHWVLDPVDGTLGFVRGDQYAVALALIEDSEVLLGVLGCPNYPVKKEGLSNGCNQSGAGSVSKGCVMYAKRGSGQAWMQPLLPNGYPESATLLKASTVDDPVLATVCEPVERANSNHLFTAGLANSMGVRKQPMRVYSMVKYAAIACGDAEVFMKFAQSSYKEKIWDHAAGVVIVEEAGGVVTDAGGRKLNFSKGVYLEGLDKGIIACSNTVLHDKIIGAVYASWESSSL; encoded by the exons ATGGAGGTGGAATCCTTAGCGAGGGAGATGGAGACGGCGGTGCGTGTGGTGCACCTGGCTTCTTCTCTGTGTGTAAAAGTTCAGGAGAAGCTTCGTCTTCCTTCCTCCATTAACGGTAACGGTAACGGTGGCCACGTTAAGTCCAAGGATGATGATTCCCCTGTCACCGTCGCAG ATTGGGGTGTTCAAGCTATTGTGAGCTGGATTTTAGCTGAGGTTTTTGGTACTCAGAACCTTTCTATTGTAGCTGAAGAGGACACTGATTCCCTCTCCAAGGCCGAGTCTTTAGCTCTTTTGGGAGCTGTCTCTAACGTAGTCAATGAAGCATTGTCTGAAGCTACCAAATACGGTCTTACAAAGCCAGACGAGCCCTTGGGATCGGATGACATTCTAAAAGCTATTGGTCGATGCAACTCCACTGGAGGTCCAAAGGGAAGACACTGGGTTCTTGATCCCGTAGATGGGACGTTAGGTTTTGTTCGTGGCGATCAGTACGCGGTTGCTTTGGCTCTGATTGAGGACAGTGAGGTCCTGTTGGGGGTACTAGGATGTCCTAACTATCCGGTCAAGAAAGAGGGCTTAAGTAACGGTTGCAACCAATCTGGAGCTGGATCAGTCTCGAAAGGGTGTGTCATGTACGCAAAGAGAGGTAGTGGTCAAGCCTGGATGCAACCGTTACTCCCTAATGGATATCCGGAATCTGCAACGCTTCTTAAGGCTTCGACAGTTGATGATCCGGTTTTAGCTACGGTTTGTGAGCCAGTGGAGAGAGCAAACTCTAACCACTTGTTCACCGCAGGACTTGCCAATAGCATGGGAGTTAG GAAACAGCCTATGAGAGTGTACAGCATGGTGAAGTATGCAGCGATTGCATGTGGAGACGCTGAAGTGTTCATGAAGTTTGCGCAGTCGAGTTACAAGGAGAAGATATGGGATCACGCAGCTGGAGTTGTGATTGTGGAAGAAGCTGGTGGTGTGGTGACTGATGCGGGCGGGAGAAAGTTAAACTTCTCAAAAGGAGTTTACTTGGAAGGTCTTGACAAAGGAATCATAGCGTGTTCTAATACAGTTTTGCATGATAAGATTATAGGTGCTGTTTATGCTAGTTGGGAATCTTCTAGTCTCTGA
- the LOC106318570 gene encoding trafficking protein particle complex II-specific subunit 130 homolog isoform X1 yields MANYLAQFQTVKNSCDRVVAAVEDVSDLWPTVKGLFEEHQPLKRAFLTNRTRNPVLVENLPVEFILTTDARLRSRSPQEQYLFWFREPYATIVLVTCEDLDEFKNILKPRLKLIVQNDEREWFIVFVSKVHPSNDQATKSVKKVYAKLEVDFSSKKRERCCKLDIYGPNAHFWEDLELKITECIRNTLDRRVLFYEDEIRKLTEQRFMPIWNFCNFFILKESLAFIFEMAHLHEDALREYDELELCYLETVNMPGKQREFGGFDSEDDQATLLKPGSKPLTQIVQDDSFREFDFRQYLFACQSRLLFKLNRPSEVSSRGYSFVISFAKALTLHESVLPFCLREVWVITACLALLDATASHHHDGIVAPDIEKEFYRLQGDLYSLARVKFMRLGYLIGYGTDIEKSPLNSACLSMLPWPKPAVWPSLPPDASSEVLEKEKTILQATSRTKHFGIQRKPLPLEPSVLLRVANRRRASLSTGNIPEIFDGRTGFTEGSGLEASPRTPSSLKVQAPPMSRTNSSPGNFESPLDRPMRLAEIFVAAEHALRLTISDHDLSKALSSTQDFEHKYLNLTKGAAENYHRSWWKRHGVVLDGEIAAVCFKHGKYDLAANSYEKVCALYAGERWQDLLAEVLPNLAECQKNLNDHAGYMSSCVRLLSLDKGLFAPKERQAFQIEVVNLAHSEMENPVPLDVSSLITFSGSTGPPLQLCDGDPGTLLVTVWSGFPDDITLDSLSLTLVATNNTDEGGQALKSSAATVLKPGRNTITFDLPPQKPGSYVLGVVTGQIGRLRFRSHSFSKGGPADTDDFMSYEKPTRPILKVSKPRALVDLASAVSSALLINEAQWIGIIVHPINYSLKGAILHIDTGPGLKIEDSYGIEMERYVEKDCDAGASKAEVSVEDSPVSPKQDSEVLNLCDGKIVFSEWASNVSSILWVPVRALSEKLARGSSSVTPLKQDILEGMRTVALKLEFGMHHNQIFERTVAAHFTDPFDVTTRVVNKCNDGTMVLQVMLHSLVKANLIVLDAWLDLQEGFVHGKSEGRPTSTFFPLVVSPGSRAAVVFSISLEKTMSSGKDLQLPESILNIKYEINGDRAAGAHKPVDADHSGSDSERRALVFKSAIVLQRPVLDPCLTVGFLPLPSDGLRVGKLITIQWRVERLKELKGSEAVEQQHDEVLYEINANSENWMIAGRKRGHVSLSEEKGSRVVISILCVPLVAGYVRPPQLSLPNVEEENVRSNPPGPHLVCVLPPLLSSSYCVPVK; encoded by the exons ATGGCGAACTATTTGGCTCAGTTCCAGACGGTTAAGAATTCCTGCGATCGCGTCGTCGCCGCCG TCGAAGATGTGAGTGATCTGTGGCCCACGGTTAAAGGTTTGTTTGAAGAACATCAGCCGTTAAAAAGAGCCTTCTTGACAAACAGGACTCGTAATCCCGTGCTCGTTGAGAACTTGCCCGTTGAGTTTATATTAACTACAGACGCCAGACTTCGGAGTCGATCTCCGCAGGAACAGTATTTGTTCTGGTTCCGAGAACCATATGCAACTATAGTTCTTGTGACCTGCGAG GATCTTGATGAGTTTAAAAACATTCTTAAGCCACGTCTGAAATTAATTGTTCAGAACGATGAGAGGGAATGGTTTATTGTATTTGTATCTAAGGTTCACCCAAGTAATGACCAAGCAACTAAATCTGTCAAGAAAGTATATGCCAAGCTTGAAGTTGATTTCAGTTCTAAAAAGAGAGAAAG GTGCTGTAAGCTGGATATATATGGCCCCAATGCACATTTTTGGGAGGATCTAGAATTAAAGATTACCGAGTGCATCAGGAATACCTTGGATAGGCGCGTTCTATTCTACGAGGATGAGATACGCAAGCTCACCGAGCAGCGGTTTATGCCAATATGGAACTTTTGTAACTTCTTCATCCTGAAG GAGAGTTTGGCTTTTATATTTGAGATGGCTCATCTTCATGAAGATGCATTACGTGAATATGATGAGTTAGAGCTCTGCTATTTGGAAACAG TTAATATGCCCGGAAAACAGAGGGAATTTGGAGGATTCGATAGTGAAGATGACCAAGCTACGCTGCTGAAACCAGGAAGCAAACCATTGACACAGATTGTGCAAGATGATTCTTTTAGAGAATTCGATTTTAGACAGTATCTCTTTGCCTGTCAATCCAGG CTGTTGTTCAAGTTGAATCGTCCTTCTGAAGTTTCATCCAGGGGTTACTCTTTTGTTATCAGTTTTGCAAAGGCGTTGACCCTCCATGAG AGTGTGCTGCCCTTCTGTTTGCGGGAAGTTTGGGTAATTACTGCGTGTTTAGCGCTGCTCGATGCAACTGCTTCTCATCACCATGATGGAATTGTTGCACCTGATATTGAGAAGGAATTCTACCGTCTTCAGGGTGATCTCTATTCCCTCGCACGGGTTAAG TTCATGAGACTTGGATATTTGATAGGATATGGAACAGACATAGAAAAAAGTCCACTAAACAG TGCTTGTCTCAGTATGCTGCCTTGGCCAAAACCTGCGGTCTGGCCATCTCTTCCACCAGATGCTTCCTCTGAGGTGCTTGAAAAAGAAAAG ACTATTCTTCAAGCAACTTCAAGGACCAAGCACTTTGGTATTCAACGGAAACCTTTACCCCTTGAACCATCTGTCCTTCTACGTGTGGCTAACAGAAGAAGGGCTTCTCTTTCTACTGGAAATATTCCTGAAATATTTGATGGCCGCACAGGCTTTACTGAAGG ATCAGGTTTAGAAGCGTCTCCGAGAACACCTTCATCACTTAAAGTACAAGCACCTCCCATGTCAAGAACAAATTCTTCACCTGGAAATTTTGAAAGTCCGCTAGATAGGCCTATGAGGCTTGCTGAAATTTTTGTTGCTGCTGAGCATGCTCTGCGGCTTACCATTTCAGATCATGATTTGTCGAAGGCATTGTCATCTACTCAGGATTTCGAG CATAAATATCTTAATCTAACTAAAGGTGCTGCCGAAAATTATCATCGCTCTTGGTGGAAGAGACATGGAGTCGTTCTTGATGGTGAAATTGCAGCTGTCTGCTTCAAGCACGGGAAATATGATTTGGCTGCAAACTCTTATGAAAAAGTTTGTGCTCTTTATGCGGGTGAAAGATGGCAAGATTTACTGGCAGAAGTCTTGCCCAATCTAGCCGAATGTCAAAAGAATCTTAATGATCACGCTGGATACATGTCATCTTGTGTTAGGCTACTTTCCTTGGATAAGGGTTTATTCGCCCCCAAGGAGCGGCAAGCTTTTCAGATCGAGGTTGTCAATCTTGCACACAGTGAAATGGAAAACCCAGTTCCCTTAGATGTGTCGTCATTGATCACATTTTCTGGAAGTACTGGCCCTCCGCTTCAGTTGTGCGATGGAGACCCTGGAACTCTATTAGTTACTGTGTGGAGTGGCTTTCCTGATGATATCACCCTTGATTCGCTTAGTCTTACCTTAGTAGCCACCAACAACACCGACGAAGGCGGCCAG GCTTTAAAGAGTTCTGCTGCAACTGTGCTAAAGCCCGGAAGGAATACCATCACATTTGATCTGCCTCCACAAAAACCTGGTTCTTATGTCTTGGGAGTTGTTACTGGTCAGATTGGGCGCTTGAGATTCAGGTCTCACAGCTTTTCGAAAGGTGGTCCTGCAGATACTGATGACTTCATGAGTTATGAAAAGCCAACCAGACCTATCCTGAAG GTTTCCAAACCAAGAGCTCTGGTTGATCTTGCTTCAGCAGTATCTTCTGCGCTGCTTATAAATGAAGCACAGTGGATTGGTATCATAGTACATCCTATAAATTACTCACTGAAAGGCGCCATCTTGCACATTGACACTGGTCCGGGGCTAAAGATTGAAGACTCATACGGCATTGAGATGGAGAGATACGTGGAAAAAGATTGTGATGCTGGTGCATCAAAAGCCGAAGTTTCTGTAGAAGATAGCCCTGTCTCTCCAAAACAGGATTCAGAGGTACTTAACCTCTGCGATGGTAAAATAGTTTTCTCAGAATGGGCAAGCAATGTCAGTTCTATTCTGTGGGTCCCTGTTCGTGCATTGAGTGAGAAGCTTGCCAGAGGTTCATCTTCGG TCACTCCGCTGAAACAAGATATTCTAGAGGGAATGAGAACTGTAGCTTTAAAACTTGAATTTGGGATGCATCATAACCAGATATTTGAGAG AACCGTAGCGGCACATTTTACCGACCCTTTTGACGTGACTACAAGGGTGGTAAACAAATGCAACGATGGCACGATGGTCTTGCAG GTTATGCTACACTCCCTTGTCAAGGCCAACTTGATAGTTCTTGATGCTTGGCTTGATCTTCAAGAAGGATTTGTTCATGGAAAAAGTGAGGGAAGACCTACATCAACATTCTTTCCGCTTGTTGTGTCTCCAGGGTCTAGAGCAGCCGTTGTGTTCAGTATATCCCTAGAGAAGACGATGTCCTCAG GGAAAGATTTGCAACTACCAGAGAGCATCCTGAATATCAAATATGAAATCAATGGTGATAGAGCCGCTGGAGCACACAAACCAGTGGATGCAGATCACTCTGGATCTGATTCTGAAAGGAGAGCTTTGGTGTTCAAGAGTGCTATCGTTTTGCAGCGTCCAGTGCTTGATCCTTGCCTTACAGTTGGATTTCTCCCACTTCCTTCTGATGGTCTTAGGGTGGGGAAACTTATTACCATACAGTGGAGAGTCGAGAGGCTGAAAGAACTCAAGGGAAGTGAAGCCGTAGAACAACAACAT GATGAAGTGTTATATGAAATCAATGCAAATTCGGAGAATTGGATGATTGCGGGTAGGAAGAGAGGCCATGTGTCTCTCTCAGAAGAGAAAG GTTCAAGAGTAGTAATTTCGATACTGTGTGTCCCATTAGTAGCGGGTTATGTCCGTCCCCCTCAGCTCAGTTTGCCGAACGTGGAAGAAGAAAACGTAAGAAGCAATCCACCGGGTCCTCACTTAGTGTGTGTCTTGCCTCCACTTCTCAGTTCTTCCTATTGCGTCCCTGTTAAGTAG
- the LOC106318570 gene encoding trafficking protein particle complex II-specific subunit 130 homolog isoform X2, protein MANYLAQFQTVKNSCDRVVAAVEDVSDLWPTVKGLFEEHQPLKRAFLTNRTRNPVLVENLPVEFILTTDARLRSRSPQEQYLFWFREPYATIVLVTCEDLDEFKNILKPRLKLIVQNDEREWFIVFVSKVHPSNDQATKSVKKVYAKLEVDFSSKKRERCCKLDIYGPNAHFWEDLELKITECIRNTLDRRVLFYEDEIRKLTEQRFMPIWNFCNFFILKESLAFIFEMAHLHEDALREYDELELCYLETVNMPGKQREFGGFDSEDDQATLLKPGSKPLTQIVQDDSFREFDFRQYLFACQSRLLFKLNRPSEVSSRGYSFVISFAKALTLHESVLPFCLREVWVITACLALLDATASHHHDGIVAPDIEKEFYRLQGDLYSLARVKFMRLGYLIGYGTDIEKSPLNSACLSMLPWPKPAVWPSLPPDASSEVLEKEKTILQATSRTKHFGIQRKPLPLEPSVLLRVANRRRASLSTGNIPEIFDGRTGFTEGSGLEASPRTPSSLKVQAPPMSRTNSSPGNFESPLDRPMRLAEIFVAAEHALRLTISDHDLSKALSSTQDFEHKYLNLTKGAAENYHRSWWKRHGVVLDGEIAAVCFKHGKYDLAANSYEKVCALYAGERWQDLLAEVLPNLAECQKNLNDHAGYMSSCVRLLSLDKGLFAPKERQAFQIEVVNLAHSEMENPVPLDVSSLITFSGSTGPPLQLCDGDPGTLLVTVWSGFPDDITLDSLSLTLVATNNTDEGGQALKSSAATVLKPGRNTITFDLPPQKPGSYVLGVVTGQIGRLRFRSHSFSKGGPADTDDFMSYEKPTRPILKVSKPRALVDLASAVSSALLINEAQWIGIIVHPINYSLKGAILHIDTGPGLKIEDSYGIEMERYVEKDCDAGASKAEVSVEDSPVSPKQDSEVLNLCDGKIVFSEWASNVSSILWVPVRALSEKLARVTPLKQDILEGMRTVALKLEFGMHHNQIFERTVAAHFTDPFDVTTRVVNKCNDGTMVLQVMLHSLVKANLIVLDAWLDLQEGFVHGKSEGRPTSTFFPLVVSPGSRAAVVFSISLEKTMSSGKDLQLPESILNIKYEINGDRAAGAHKPVDADHSGSDSERRALVFKSAIVLQRPVLDPCLTVGFLPLPSDGLRVGKLITIQWRVERLKELKGSEAVEQQHDEVLYEINANSENWMIAGRKRGHVSLSEEKGSRVVISILCVPLVAGYVRPPQLSLPNVEEENVRSNPPGPHLVCVLPPLLSSSYCVPVK, encoded by the exons ATGGCGAACTATTTGGCTCAGTTCCAGACGGTTAAGAATTCCTGCGATCGCGTCGTCGCCGCCG TCGAAGATGTGAGTGATCTGTGGCCCACGGTTAAAGGTTTGTTTGAAGAACATCAGCCGTTAAAAAGAGCCTTCTTGACAAACAGGACTCGTAATCCCGTGCTCGTTGAGAACTTGCCCGTTGAGTTTATATTAACTACAGACGCCAGACTTCGGAGTCGATCTCCGCAGGAACAGTATTTGTTCTGGTTCCGAGAACCATATGCAACTATAGTTCTTGTGACCTGCGAG GATCTTGATGAGTTTAAAAACATTCTTAAGCCACGTCTGAAATTAATTGTTCAGAACGATGAGAGGGAATGGTTTATTGTATTTGTATCTAAGGTTCACCCAAGTAATGACCAAGCAACTAAATCTGTCAAGAAAGTATATGCCAAGCTTGAAGTTGATTTCAGTTCTAAAAAGAGAGAAAG GTGCTGTAAGCTGGATATATATGGCCCCAATGCACATTTTTGGGAGGATCTAGAATTAAAGATTACCGAGTGCATCAGGAATACCTTGGATAGGCGCGTTCTATTCTACGAGGATGAGATACGCAAGCTCACCGAGCAGCGGTTTATGCCAATATGGAACTTTTGTAACTTCTTCATCCTGAAG GAGAGTTTGGCTTTTATATTTGAGATGGCTCATCTTCATGAAGATGCATTACGTGAATATGATGAGTTAGAGCTCTGCTATTTGGAAACAG TTAATATGCCCGGAAAACAGAGGGAATTTGGAGGATTCGATAGTGAAGATGACCAAGCTACGCTGCTGAAACCAGGAAGCAAACCATTGACACAGATTGTGCAAGATGATTCTTTTAGAGAATTCGATTTTAGACAGTATCTCTTTGCCTGTCAATCCAGG CTGTTGTTCAAGTTGAATCGTCCTTCTGAAGTTTCATCCAGGGGTTACTCTTTTGTTATCAGTTTTGCAAAGGCGTTGACCCTCCATGAG AGTGTGCTGCCCTTCTGTTTGCGGGAAGTTTGGGTAATTACTGCGTGTTTAGCGCTGCTCGATGCAACTGCTTCTCATCACCATGATGGAATTGTTGCACCTGATATTGAGAAGGAATTCTACCGTCTTCAGGGTGATCTCTATTCCCTCGCACGGGTTAAG TTCATGAGACTTGGATATTTGATAGGATATGGAACAGACATAGAAAAAAGTCCACTAAACAG TGCTTGTCTCAGTATGCTGCCTTGGCCAAAACCTGCGGTCTGGCCATCTCTTCCACCAGATGCTTCCTCTGAGGTGCTTGAAAAAGAAAAG ACTATTCTTCAAGCAACTTCAAGGACCAAGCACTTTGGTATTCAACGGAAACCTTTACCCCTTGAACCATCTGTCCTTCTACGTGTGGCTAACAGAAGAAGGGCTTCTCTTTCTACTGGAAATATTCCTGAAATATTTGATGGCCGCACAGGCTTTACTGAAGG ATCAGGTTTAGAAGCGTCTCCGAGAACACCTTCATCACTTAAAGTACAAGCACCTCCCATGTCAAGAACAAATTCTTCACCTGGAAATTTTGAAAGTCCGCTAGATAGGCCTATGAGGCTTGCTGAAATTTTTGTTGCTGCTGAGCATGCTCTGCGGCTTACCATTTCAGATCATGATTTGTCGAAGGCATTGTCATCTACTCAGGATTTCGAG CATAAATATCTTAATCTAACTAAAGGTGCTGCCGAAAATTATCATCGCTCTTGGTGGAAGAGACATGGAGTCGTTCTTGATGGTGAAATTGCAGCTGTCTGCTTCAAGCACGGGAAATATGATTTGGCTGCAAACTCTTATGAAAAAGTTTGTGCTCTTTATGCGGGTGAAAGATGGCAAGATTTACTGGCAGAAGTCTTGCCCAATCTAGCCGAATGTCAAAAGAATCTTAATGATCACGCTGGATACATGTCATCTTGTGTTAGGCTACTTTCCTTGGATAAGGGTTTATTCGCCCCCAAGGAGCGGCAAGCTTTTCAGATCGAGGTTGTCAATCTTGCACACAGTGAAATGGAAAACCCAGTTCCCTTAGATGTGTCGTCATTGATCACATTTTCTGGAAGTACTGGCCCTCCGCTTCAGTTGTGCGATGGAGACCCTGGAACTCTATTAGTTACTGTGTGGAGTGGCTTTCCTGATGATATCACCCTTGATTCGCTTAGTCTTACCTTAGTAGCCACCAACAACACCGACGAAGGCGGCCAG GCTTTAAAGAGTTCTGCTGCAACTGTGCTAAAGCCCGGAAGGAATACCATCACATTTGATCTGCCTCCACAAAAACCTGGTTCTTATGTCTTGGGAGTTGTTACTGGTCAGATTGGGCGCTTGAGATTCAGGTCTCACAGCTTTTCGAAAGGTGGTCCTGCAGATACTGATGACTTCATGAGTTATGAAAAGCCAACCAGACCTATCCTGAAG GTTTCCAAACCAAGAGCTCTGGTTGATCTTGCTTCAGCAGTATCTTCTGCGCTGCTTATAAATGAAGCACAGTGGATTGGTATCATAGTACATCCTATAAATTACTCACTGAAAGGCGCCATCTTGCACATTGACACTGGTCCGGGGCTAAAGATTGAAGACTCATACGGCATTGAGATGGAGAGATACGTGGAAAAAGATTGTGATGCTGGTGCATCAAAAGCCGAAGTTTCTGTAGAAGATAGCCCTGTCTCTCCAAAACAGGATTCAGAGGTACTTAACCTCTGCGATGGTAAAATAGTTTTCTCAGAATGGGCAAGCAATGTCAGTTCTATTCTGTGGGTCCCTGTTCGTGCATTGAGTGAGAAGCTTGCCAGAG TCACTCCGCTGAAACAAGATATTCTAGAGGGAATGAGAACTGTAGCTTTAAAACTTGAATTTGGGATGCATCATAACCAGATATTTGAGAG AACCGTAGCGGCACATTTTACCGACCCTTTTGACGTGACTACAAGGGTGGTAAACAAATGCAACGATGGCACGATGGTCTTGCAG GTTATGCTACACTCCCTTGTCAAGGCCAACTTGATAGTTCTTGATGCTTGGCTTGATCTTCAAGAAGGATTTGTTCATGGAAAAAGTGAGGGAAGACCTACATCAACATTCTTTCCGCTTGTTGTGTCTCCAGGGTCTAGAGCAGCCGTTGTGTTCAGTATATCCCTAGAGAAGACGATGTCCTCAG GGAAAGATTTGCAACTACCAGAGAGCATCCTGAATATCAAATATGAAATCAATGGTGATAGAGCCGCTGGAGCACACAAACCAGTGGATGCAGATCACTCTGGATCTGATTCTGAAAGGAGAGCTTTGGTGTTCAAGAGTGCTATCGTTTTGCAGCGTCCAGTGCTTGATCCTTGCCTTACAGTTGGATTTCTCCCACTTCCTTCTGATGGTCTTAGGGTGGGGAAACTTATTACCATACAGTGGAGAGTCGAGAGGCTGAAAGAACTCAAGGGAAGTGAAGCCGTAGAACAACAACAT GATGAAGTGTTATATGAAATCAATGCAAATTCGGAGAATTGGATGATTGCGGGTAGGAAGAGAGGCCATGTGTCTCTCTCAGAAGAGAAAG GTTCAAGAGTAGTAATTTCGATACTGTGTGTCCCATTAGTAGCGGGTTATGTCCGTCCCCCTCAGCTCAGTTTGCCGAACGTGGAAGAAGAAAACGTAAGAAGCAATCCACCGGGTCCTCACTTAGTGTGTGTCTTGCCTCCACTTCTCAGTTCTTCCTATTGCGTCCCTGTTAAGTAG
- the LOC106314916 gene encoding transcription factor LUX-like, with protein sequence MPSQLQLPSSQANSSAEFAENSADRGSGDEPARTLRRPRNIWTPQLHQRFLDAFEHHGINHATPKRITEFMNVDGLTRGSVASHLQKYRYQLKRIERREPFASFLVGKIKPSPSPSPSPSPLQSRL encoded by the coding sequence ATGCCGTCGCAGCTCCAGCTCCCGTCTTCACAAGCCAATTCCTCTGCCGAATTCGCGGAGAATTCAGCAGATCGTGGCTCCGGAGACGAACCAGCACGGACTCTTAGACGACCACGAAACATCTGGACACCGCAGCTACACCAACGCTTCCTCGACGCGTTCGAGCATCACGGGATCAACCATGCAACTCCCAAAAGGATTACGGAGTTCATGAACGTCGACGGGTTAACAAGAGGGAGCGTCGCGAGCCATTTGCAAAAATACAGGTATCAGCTCAAGAGAATTGAACGTCGCGAACCATTTGCAAGCTTTCTGGTGGGTAAAATAAAGCCTAGCCCAAGCCCAAGCCCAAGCCCAAGCCCATTACAATCAAGGCTTTAA